The following are encoded in a window of Amycolatopsis lexingtonensis genomic DNA:
- a CDS encoding sensor histidine kinase, with protein MAEADTRWLAAVMHSAFLLLVLASAVRFLTRHEGTPLEPWVIGFTAALVVAYGAGLLLRQHLVWLTVVLALWIVLVVLAPSFAWSAIPLLVTGLRTLPTGQALALVGVITALVVVSQNRLADDFDPNLTIVPIAIAAVTAAVITFMRRQAERLRESERRAGVLAERHRVSRELHDALAQGLSSQAMLLQAADQAWDRPELAREHLRAAQRVGAGNLSEARRLVQDLAPADLAGATLEEALRAVAGRAGLPVAVRIDGDERELPERVQSTVVRIAQGALANAREHAEAASVVLTLTYLDDQVVLDVADDGRGFAERAPEADRGHGLPAMRVRAQQLGGKLTVESEPGQGTVVSAAIPVEATQ; from the coding sequence ATGGCAGAAGCCGACACGCGGTGGCTCGCCGCCGTCATGCACTCGGCGTTCCTCCTGCTGGTGCTCGCCTCGGCGGTGCGGTTCCTGACCCGCCACGAAGGCACTCCCCTGGAACCGTGGGTGATCGGGTTCACCGCGGCGCTGGTCGTCGCGTACGGCGCCGGCTTGCTCCTCCGGCAGCACCTCGTCTGGCTGACCGTCGTCCTGGCGCTCTGGATCGTGCTGGTGGTGCTCGCCCCCAGCTTCGCCTGGTCGGCGATCCCCTTGCTGGTCACCGGCCTGCGGACGCTGCCGACCGGGCAGGCGCTCGCCCTCGTCGGCGTGATCACCGCGCTGGTCGTCGTGTCGCAGAACCGGCTGGCCGACGACTTCGACCCGAACCTGACCATCGTGCCGATCGCCATCGCCGCGGTCACCGCCGCGGTGATCACCTTCATGCGGCGGCAGGCCGAGCGGCTGCGCGAATCCGAGCGCCGCGCCGGCGTGCTCGCCGAACGCCACCGCGTGTCCCGGGAGCTCCACGACGCCCTCGCGCAGGGCCTGTCCAGCCAGGCGATGCTGCTGCAGGCCGCCGACCAGGCGTGGGACCGGCCCGAGCTGGCCCGCGAGCACCTGCGTGCCGCGCAGCGCGTCGGCGCGGGCAACCTCTCGGAAGCGCGGCGGCTCGTGCAGGACCTCGCGCCCGCCGACCTCGCCGGCGCCACGCTCGAAGAGGCGTTGCGCGCGGTCGCCGGCCGGGCCGGGCTGCCGGTGGCGGTCCGCATCGACGGCGACGAGCGGGAGCTGCCCGAGCGCGTCCAGTCCACTGTGGTCCGGATCGCCCAGGGCGCGCTGGCGAACGCGCGCGAGCACGCCGAGGCGGCCAGCGTCGTGCTCACCCTCACCTACCTCGACGACCAGGTCGTGCTGGACGTCGCCGACGACGGGCGGGGGTTCGCCGAGCGGGCACCCGAAGCCGACCGGGGACACGGGCTGCCCGCCATGCGGGTCCGGGCGCAGCAGCTCGGTGGCAAGCTGACCGTGGAGTCCGAGCCCGGCCAGGGCACGGTGGTTTCGGCCGCGATCCCGGTGGAGGCAACGCAGTGA
- a CDS encoding response regulator, producing MTIRVLICDDHTVVRAGLRALLAGADGIEVVAETASGEEAVATAAAVHPDVVLMDIQLGTGIDGIEATRRIRSTPGAPRILVLTTYDTDADISRAIAAGATGYLLKAGSATELYTAIEAAAAGRTAVSPPVADRMMARLRAPRPTLTARELDILRRLAEGLGNREIARALFISEATVKTHLSRIYAKLEVDTRSGAVAVAKEQRLLD from the coding sequence GTGACCATCCGCGTCCTGATCTGCGACGACCACACCGTCGTCCGCGCCGGCCTGCGTGCCCTGCTGGCGGGCGCGGACGGCATCGAGGTCGTCGCCGAGACGGCGAGCGGGGAGGAGGCCGTCGCGACCGCCGCCGCCGTGCACCCCGACGTCGTCCTGATGGACATCCAGCTCGGCACCGGCATCGACGGGATCGAGGCCACCCGCCGGATCCGGAGCACCCCCGGCGCGCCCCGGATCCTCGTGCTGACGACGTACGACACCGACGCGGACATCAGCCGCGCGATCGCCGCCGGGGCCACCGGCTACCTGCTGAAAGCCGGGTCCGCCACCGAGCTCTACACGGCGATCGAAGCGGCCGCGGCCGGGCGGACGGCGGTGTCCCCGCCGGTCGCCGACCGGATGATGGCGCGGCTGCGCGCCCCGCGGCCCACGTTGACCGCGCGGGAACTGGACATCCTGCGCCGCCTGGCCGAGGGACTCGGCAACCGCGAGATCGCCCGCGCGCTGTTCATCAGCGAGGCGACGGTCAAGACGCACCTGAGCCGGATCTACGCCAAGCTCGAAGTCGACACCCGGAGCGGCGCGGTCGCGGTCGCCAAGGAACAGCGGCTGCTGGACTGA
- a CDS encoding GlcG/HbpS family heme-binding protein, with protein sequence MISTRTRIAAAVAGLAAVGATTVGAVSATAAPAGGKDVVQTSHLSIAAASKAAQAALDAATKAGQHVSVAVVDRDGNTVLTLRGDGAGPQSYSSAQQKAFTAVSWNAKTSELAGRLQQAPTLKDIDGTLFLAGAVPVTAGSTPIAAVGVAGAPSGAQDETFAQAGVDALGK encoded by the coding sequence ATGATCTCGACCCGCACCCGCATCGCCGCCGCCGTCGCCGGCCTCGCCGCGGTCGGCGCCACCACCGTCGGCGCCGTCTCGGCCACCGCGGCCCCGGCCGGCGGAAAGGACGTCGTCCAGACCTCGCACCTGTCGATCGCGGCCGCTTCGAAGGCCGCCCAGGCCGCGCTGGACGCCGCCACCAAGGCCGGCCAGCACGTGTCGGTCGCCGTGGTGGACCGCGACGGCAACACCGTCCTGACCCTGCGCGGCGACGGCGCGGGTCCGCAGTCCTACAGCTCGGCGCAGCAGAAGGCGTTCACGGCGGTCTCGTGGAACGCGAAGACGTCCGAACTGGCCGGCCGTCTCCAGCAGGCCCCGACCCTGAAGGACATCGACGGCACGCTGTTCCTGGCCGGCGCCGTCCCGGTGACCGCCGGCAGCACCCCGATCGCCGCGGTCGGCGTCGCCGGTGCGCCCTCCGGCGCGCAGGACGAGACGTTCGCCCAGGCCGGCGTGGACGCGCTCGGCAAGTGA
- a CDS encoding Wadjet anti-phage system protein JetD domain-containing protein encodes MGGKNLVYWGDIDTHGFAILNRVRRSFECTGSMLMDRATLLAHEGQWVGERPSKRHH; translated from the coding sequence CTGGGCGGCAAGAACCTCGTCTACTGGGGTGATATCGACACGCACGGCTTCGCGATCCTGAACAGGGTTCGCCGCTCGTTCGAATGCACCGGGTCCATGCTCATGGACCGGGCCACGCTCCTTGCCCATGAGGGGCAATGGGTCGGCGAGCGACCATCCAAGAGGCATCACTGA
- a CDS encoding AfsR/SARP family transcriptional regulator: MEFRMLGPLEAWHDGVPVPLGDQQQRFVLVVLLLNANKPVSSARLAEIVWTGRETKPTLVRSYVKRLRDVGVSIETTPTGYLLRLQNDQLDTLKFDWLRAETGRTDDPRRKIELLREAVGLWRGRFLEDIDIDRVGGPEVGFPEESLSDAVGDLAELELGIGDHRSARDRLRPVVRADPASQKHAGLLMRALLAGGDQVGALRVFKSTRDALAGLRIEPGPVLRNLAARAEHGDPPSSLPSRPGAFTGRAGELAKIETAAASGKRAVWVSGAPGVGKTGLAVEAAHRLRDRFPDGQLLARLNGFTPGVPETSVGDALTELLLELGVPTEQIPATVGRKVTLYQTTLWGTRTLVVLDNAASAEQIRPLLPEDGGCLAIVTSRRMGDTGEPVRLSPLPPEEAAELFTALTDAPRVRGRAAEVASIVKRCGFLPMPIRVAAALFRRHDRWPLEHLLDLLEQGGPWGEDDGIAAVRVSYQQLGEPQRALFRLLGGLPGPDVDVVGGAALAGCDVAEARLLLDDLHEVSLLEEAAPERYQMLDPLKEYAAVEPAPRQALVRLLDFYLVTLAAAVGAAYPFDRAQLPASDRSCPVAPAFADEAAGLRWIAAERDNLVAAIRYAARHDLPEHTWRLAVLLWRYFNTTNQFEDWIGTLELAWRTVSADPGNDYGQAHVLLRLATANDRRGRLAEALELAAQALPKWHRLGDERGEAATLCALAIPTMELGKHEQAIAHLEAALAKYEQTEDRRGEAHALSMLGYLNELHGNLEVALGQHGAAARILREIGHVQGVAHALNNLGSAQENLGRLAEALGSYTEAHAHAAEVGDHCVEAYALNNIGNVHRKQGRFPEAVRYHDKAKEVAANVPDADLRTQLYLDRGATALARGAHGDALIAGRAALDLATGDGNRTYQARAHQRVAETLHAMGAHGDAVEHWDAAVEAFTELDLPEAGELRTERAAWECACASR, encoded by the coding sequence GTGGAGTTCCGGATGCTCGGCCCGCTCGAGGCGTGGCACGACGGCGTGCCGGTGCCGCTGGGTGACCAGCAGCAGCGGTTCGTCCTCGTCGTGCTGCTCCTGAACGCGAACAAGCCGGTGTCGAGCGCCCGCCTCGCCGAGATCGTCTGGACCGGCCGGGAAACCAAACCGACCCTGGTGCGCAGCTACGTCAAGCGGTTGCGCGACGTCGGCGTGAGCATCGAGACCACCCCGACCGGCTACCTCCTGCGACTGCAGAACGACCAGCTCGACACGCTCAAGTTCGACTGGTTGCGGGCCGAGACCGGGCGGACCGACGACCCGCGCCGGAAGATCGAGCTGCTGCGGGAGGCCGTCGGGCTGTGGCGGGGGCGGTTTCTCGAGGACATCGACATCGACCGCGTCGGCGGGCCGGAGGTCGGCTTCCCGGAGGAGAGCCTCTCCGACGCCGTGGGCGATCTCGCCGAGCTGGAGCTGGGCATCGGTGACCACCGCTCGGCGCGCGATCGGCTGCGGCCCGTCGTGCGGGCCGATCCGGCGAGCCAGAAGCACGCCGGGCTGCTCATGCGCGCCCTGCTCGCCGGGGGTGACCAGGTCGGTGCGTTGCGCGTCTTCAAGAGCACCCGTGACGCGCTCGCCGGGCTGCGCATCGAACCCGGGCCCGTGCTGCGCAACCTCGCCGCGCGCGCCGAACACGGTGATCCGCCCAGCTCACTGCCGTCGCGGCCCGGGGCGTTCACCGGACGGGCCGGCGAGCTCGCCAAGATCGAGACCGCGGCCGCTTCCGGCAAGCGCGCGGTCTGGGTGAGCGGGGCGCCCGGCGTCGGCAAGACGGGCCTCGCTGTCGAAGCCGCGCACCGGCTGCGTGACCGCTTCCCCGACGGCCAGCTCCTGGCCCGGCTCAACGGGTTCACCCCCGGCGTGCCCGAGACCAGCGTCGGCGACGCGCTCACCGAGCTGCTGCTCGAACTGGGCGTGCCGACCGAGCAGATCCCGGCCACCGTCGGCCGGAAGGTCACGCTCTACCAGACCACGCTGTGGGGCACGCGCACGCTGGTCGTGCTGGACAACGCCGCGTCGGCGGAGCAGATCCGCCCGCTGCTGCCCGAAGACGGCGGCTGCCTCGCCATCGTCACCAGCCGGCGGATGGGCGACACCGGCGAACCGGTCCGGCTCTCCCCGCTGCCGCCGGAAGAGGCCGCCGAGCTGTTCACCGCGCTGACCGACGCGCCGCGGGTGCGCGGGCGGGCGGCCGAGGTCGCCTCGATCGTCAAGCGGTGCGGGTTCCTGCCGATGCCGATCCGGGTGGCCGCGGCGCTGTTCCGGCGGCACGACCGGTGGCCGCTGGAGCACCTGCTCGACCTGCTCGAACAGGGCGGCCCGTGGGGCGAGGACGACGGCATCGCCGCCGTCCGGGTGTCCTACCAGCAGCTCGGTGAGCCGCAGCGCGCCCTGTTCCGGCTGCTCGGCGGTCTGCCGGGGCCAGACGTCGACGTCGTCGGCGGCGCCGCGCTGGCCGGGTGCGACGTCGCCGAAGCCCGGCTGCTGCTCGACGACCTGCACGAAGTCAGCCTGCTGGAGGAGGCGGCGCCCGAGCGGTACCAGATGCTGGACCCGCTCAAGGAGTACGCCGCCGTCGAACCGGCGCCCCGGCAGGCCCTGGTGCGGCTGCTCGACTTCTACCTGGTCACGCTCGCGGCCGCGGTCGGTGCCGCGTACCCGTTCGACCGGGCCCAGCTGCCGGCGTCGGACCGGTCCTGCCCGGTCGCGCCGGCCTTCGCCGACGAAGCCGCCGGCCTGCGGTGGATCGCCGCGGAGCGGGACAACCTCGTGGCCGCGATCCGCTACGCCGCCCGGCACGACCTACCCGAGCACACCTGGCGCCTCGCCGTGCTGCTGTGGCGCTACTTCAACACCACCAACCAGTTCGAGGACTGGATCGGCACGCTCGAGCTCGCGTGGCGGACCGTGTCGGCCGACCCGGGCAACGACTACGGCCAGGCTCACGTGCTGCTCCGGCTGGCGACCGCGAACGACCGGCGCGGACGGCTCGCCGAGGCGCTGGAACTCGCCGCCCAGGCGCTGCCGAAGTGGCACCGGCTCGGTGATGAGCGGGGTGAAGCGGCGACGCTGTGCGCGCTCGCGATCCCCACCATGGAGCTGGGCAAGCACGAGCAGGCGATCGCGCACCTCGAAGCCGCGCTGGCGAAGTACGAGCAGACCGAAGACCGGCGGGGCGAAGCCCACGCGCTGAGCATGCTCGGCTACCTCAACGAACTGCACGGCAACCTCGAAGTCGCGCTGGGCCAGCACGGCGCCGCGGCGCGGATCCTGCGGGAAATCGGGCACGTCCAAGGCGTGGCGCACGCGCTCAACAACCTCGGTTCGGCGCAGGAGAACCTCGGCCGGCTCGCCGAGGCGCTGGGCAGCTACACCGAAGCGCACGCCCACGCCGCCGAAGTCGGCGACCACTGCGTCGAGGCCTACGCGCTGAACAACATCGGCAACGTGCACCGCAAGCAGGGGCGGTTCCCCGAAGCCGTGCGCTACCACGACAAAGCCAAAGAGGTGGCGGCCAACGTGCCGGACGCCGACCTGCGCACACAGCTCTACCTCGACCGCGGCGCGACCGCGCTCGCCCGGGGTGCGCACGGGGACGCGCTCATCGCCGGCCGGGCCGCGTTAGACCTGGCCACCGGCGACGGGAACCGCACCTACCAGGCCCGCGCGCACCAGCGGGTCGCGGAAACGCTGCACGCGATGGGCGCGCACGGCGACGCCGTCGAGCATTGGGACGCCGCCGTCGAAGCGTTCACCGAACTCGATTTGCCGGAGGCCGGGGAATTGCGCACCGAACGCGCGGCTTGGGAATGCGCCTGCGCTTCGCGGTGA
- a CDS encoding vWA domain-containing protein codes for MGSDVLPCYVACDISLSMADHIDELNAGLREFRGAVHASLLDRVLCSVIGFGAEPVLVQRLLPMDELADLPAPGVSAGTDFGPVFTFLRASIESDARVLAAHRLQVHRPLVFFLSDGQPTDPVTWPSAFSSLVDLSWAERPRMVAFGVGDADEEALGRIGTFRCYLSRDGIRLGTALIASVMHVLSTSRPPGDRTLS; via the coding sequence ATGGGGTCCGACGTGTTGCCGTGTTACGTGGCGTGCGACATCTCGCTGTCGATGGCCGACCACATCGACGAACTGAACGCCGGCCTGCGCGAGTTCCGCGGCGCGGTCCACGCGTCACTGCTCGACCGGGTGCTCTGCAGCGTGATCGGCTTCGGTGCCGAGCCGGTCCTGGTCCAGCGCCTGTTGCCGATGGACGAACTGGCCGACCTGCCCGCACCGGGGGTGTCCGCGGGCACGGACTTCGGCCCGGTGTTCACGTTCCTGCGCGCGTCGATCGAGTCCGACGCGCGTGTCCTGGCGGCCCACCGCCTGCAGGTCCACCGCCCGCTGGTCTTCTTCCTGTCCGACGGCCAGCCGACGGACCCGGTGACCTGGCCGTCGGCCTTCTCTTCGCTCGTCGATCTTTCGTGGGCCGAGCGCCCCCGGATGGTGGCGTTCGGCGTGGGCGACGCGGACGAAGAGGCATTGGGCCGAATCGGCACGTTCCGTTGCTACCTGAGCCGTGACGGCATCCGCCTGGGCACGGCCCTGATCGCCTCGGTGATGCACGTTCTGTCCACTTCCCGTCCACCGGGCGATCGCACGCTGTCCTGA
- a CDS encoding LysR family transcriptional regulator — MELRHLRTFRVVARTLNFTRAAGELHYAQSSVTEQIQALEAELGSKLFDRGRQLRLTAAGERLIGYADRMLSLAEEARAAVEENRGEPEGELTVGALETLCAHWIPQIFSEYRNKWPRVKLTLTEGGRGELYQSVRQSEVDVCFTFGSPPADPAFASETLGEEPLVVLVPPGHPLADKEEIRPGDLRGVGFLATPKGCGFREMLDRLDGPVVETEVGSLAALGRCVAAGMGCGLVPALAGHGGAVAVPLAGETTAVTMTWRKRDEHKPNVAALLATAGRLRA; from the coding sequence ATGGAACTGCGCCACCTGCGCACCTTCCGCGTGGTCGCGCGGACGCTCAACTTCACCCGCGCCGCCGGGGAACTGCACTACGCGCAGTCCAGCGTCACCGAACAAATCCAGGCGCTGGAAGCGGAACTCGGGTCGAAGCTGTTCGACCGCGGGCGGCAGCTGCGGCTCACGGCCGCCGGGGAACGCCTGATCGGCTACGCCGACCGGATGCTGTCCCTCGCCGAGGAAGCCAGGGCCGCGGTCGAGGAAAACCGGGGCGAGCCCGAAGGCGAGCTGACCGTCGGCGCGCTGGAAACCCTGTGCGCGCACTGGATCCCGCAAATCTTCAGCGAATACCGGAACAAGTGGCCTCGGGTGAAGCTGACGCTGACCGAAGGCGGCCGCGGCGAGCTGTACCAGTCGGTGCGGCAGTCCGAAGTGGACGTTTGCTTCACCTTCGGCAGCCCGCCGGCCGACCCCGCGTTCGCGAGTGAAACCCTCGGGGAAGAACCGCTCGTCGTCCTCGTCCCACCCGGACACCCGTTGGCGGACAAGGAAGAGATCCGGCCCGGCGATCTGCGCGGGGTCGGGTTCCTCGCCACGCCGAAGGGGTGCGGCTTCCGGGAAATGCTGGACCGGCTCGACGGGCCGGTCGTCGAAACCGAAGTCGGCAGCCTCGCCGCGCTCGGGCGGTGCGTGGCCGCCGGGATGGGGTGCGGGCTCGTGCCCGCGCTGGCCGGCCACGGTGGCGCGGTCGCCGTTCCCCTCGCCGGGGAGACGACCGCCGTCACCATGACCTGGCGCAAGCGGGACGAGCACAAGCCGAACGTCGCCGCGTTGCTCGCCACCGCCGGCCGCCTCAGGGCTTGA
- a CDS encoding MFS transporter, whose product MPRLLTGLSLGYFLVMLDTTIVTVALPSLSPSLADQQWISNGYTLTFAAFLLTAGAWSDRFGARRVFFTGLVAFAVLSGLSALASPGFLIALRALLGVAGALLVPSSLSLIATAYPVSAARAKAMGVWAAVSGTGLVAGPLLGGVLTEAFGWRAIFVVNVPVALLALALSRSAPSTPPKPRRLDVVSQVSAVVALSTLTYALVEAVLWPLIFFAVAALVFVRAQRRPDAMLPRRLVSWGLLAGAIVNFGLSGVLFVLSLYFQQTRGYAPSATGLAFLPLTIPTAFNPIFTGRLVARVGPRIPAVSGFSLMALGTLLEACSPTLSVLALASLGFGVSLAIPSLLTAVVGSAPPELAGIAGGALNASRQTGAVLGVAVLGVLASGASTAFALVTAAVLLFAGGVSCFLFLRETGNP is encoded by the coding sequence GTGCCAAGACTCCTCACCGGCCTTTCGCTGGGCTACTTCCTGGTCATGCTGGACACGACGATCGTGACGGTGGCGCTCCCGTCACTGTCGCCCTCGCTCGCGGACCAGCAATGGATTTCGAACGGCTACACGCTGACGTTCGCGGCGTTCCTCTTGACCGCGGGCGCGTGGTCCGACCGCTTCGGCGCCCGCCGGGTGTTCTTTACCGGCTTGGTCGCCTTCGCAGTGCTGTCGGGGTTGTCCGCGCTGGCGTCTCCCGGATTCCTGATCGCCCTCCGTGCCCTTCTGGGCGTGGCCGGAGCCCTGCTGGTGCCGTCGTCGCTGTCGTTGATCGCGACGGCCTACCCGGTGTCGGCCGCGCGCGCCAAGGCGATGGGGGTGTGGGCGGCGGTGAGCGGCACGGGCCTGGTCGCGGGTCCGCTGCTGGGCGGCGTGCTGACGGAGGCGTTCGGCTGGCGCGCGATCTTCGTGGTGAACGTCCCGGTGGCGCTGCTCGCGCTGGCGCTGTCCCGCTCCGCGCCGTCGACGCCGCCCAAGCCGCGACGGCTGGACGTGGTCAGCCAGGTGTCCGCCGTGGTCGCTTTGTCGACATTGACGTATGCTCTGGTGGAAGCCGTTCTCTGGCCGTTGATCTTTTTCGCCGTGGCAGCGCTGGTGTTCGTCCGGGCCCAGCGCCGCCCGGACGCGATGCTCCCGCGACGGCTCGTTTCCTGGGGCCTGCTGGCGGGCGCGATCGTCAACTTCGGCCTGTCGGGTGTCCTGTTCGTCCTGTCGCTGTACTTCCAGCAAACCCGCGGCTACGCCCCTTCGGCGACGGGCTTGGCGTTCCTCCCGTTGACCATCCCGACGGCGTTCAACCCGATCTTCACCGGCCGCCTGGTCGCCCGCGTCGGACCGCGCATCCCCGCGGTCTCGGGCTTTTCCTTGATGGCACTGGGAACGCTGCTCGAGGCGTGCTCGCCGACGCTTTCCGTGCTGGCATTGGCGTCACTGGGCTTCGGCGTCTCGCTGGCCATCCCGTCCCTGCTGACCGCGGTGGTCGGTTCGGCTCCGCCGGAACTGGCGGGAATCGCGGGCGGCGCGCTGAACGCGTCCCGCCAGACCGGCGCGGTGCTGGGGGTCGCCGTCCTCGGAGTGCTGGCGTCCGGGGCATCGACGGCGTTCGCGCTGGTCACCGCCGCGGTGCTCCTGTTCGCCGGCGGGGTTTCCTGTTTCCTGTTCCTGCGTGAAACAGGAAACCCCTAG
- a CDS encoding helix-turn-helix domain-containing protein produces the protein MNHRIVRELDRPRFYRVGEAAAMLNLSAMTLYRAIQAGEFPAIRVRNRIIVPARAIDDIEQAAVTSNSVVDTASFTTPAPPARPQA, from the coding sequence GTGAATCATCGAATAGTTCGCGAACTCGACCGGCCACGGTTCTACCGCGTCGGCGAGGCCGCAGCGATGCTGAACCTGTCAGCCATGACCCTCTACCGAGCAATTCAGGCCGGCGAGTTCCCCGCCATCAGAGTCCGGAACCGCATCATCGTCCCGGCGCGCGCAATCGACGACATCGAGCAAGCTGCCGTGACCAGCAACAGCGTCGTCGACACGGCCAGCTTCACCACGCCGGCTCCGCCTGCGAGACCTCAGGCGTGA
- a CDS encoding amidohydrolase family protein, which yields MWIRDVRPWGGERSDVELNGDRIAAVRPHDPAPVPGAVEGRGRLLFPAFSDVHVHLDSTRIGLPFRPHTGGPGVWAMMTNDRENWRSAEVPLPERVAGTLERMIANGTTRVRSYAQVDVDCGLEKLDAVLAAREKFADQAEVHVMAFAQAGILREPGTLDVLDAAMRSGATVIGGIDPCTVDRDPKGHLDAVFGLAEKHQAEIDIHLHEPGHLGLFSTDLVLDRVRALDMRGKVTMSHAYDLGSISESVSRRVIDDFAELDIAMTTVAPSAAGQLSLLDLVAAGVRIGLGEDGQRDYWSPYGNCDLLDRTWQLAFTRGFRRDADIELALAVATMGGASIMSHDVPRLAGVDDRPGLAAGDRADLVLVDGETPTSAVMDRGRDRTVLHDGVVVADGLEVLKP from the coding sequence ATGTGGATCCGAGATGTCCGGCCCTGGGGCGGCGAACGCAGTGACGTCGAGCTGAACGGCGACCGGATCGCGGCGGTCCGCCCGCACGATCCGGCGCCGGTCCCCGGCGCGGTCGAAGGCCGGGGCCGCCTGCTGTTCCCGGCGTTCAGCGACGTCCACGTGCACCTCGACTCGACGCGCATCGGGCTGCCGTTCCGGCCGCACACCGGCGGTCCCGGCGTCTGGGCGATGATGACGAACGACCGGGAGAACTGGCGCTCGGCGGAGGTCCCGCTGCCCGAGCGGGTGGCGGGCACGCTGGAGCGGATGATCGCCAACGGCACCACTCGGGTCCGCAGCTACGCGCAGGTGGACGTCGACTGCGGGCTGGAAAAGCTCGACGCCGTGCTCGCCGCTCGCGAGAAGTTCGCGGACCAGGCCGAAGTGCACGTCATGGCGTTCGCGCAGGCGGGCATCCTGCGGGAGCCGGGCACGCTCGACGTCCTCGACGCGGCCATGCGGTCCGGCGCGACGGTGATCGGCGGCATCGATCCGTGCACTGTGGACCGTGATCCCAAGGGACACCTGGACGCGGTCTTCGGCCTGGCCGAGAAGCACCAGGCGGAGATCGACATCCACCTCCACGAGCCCGGCCACCTCGGCCTGTTCTCGACGGACCTGGTGCTCGACCGCGTCCGGGCGCTCGACATGCGGGGCAAGGTCACGATGTCCCACGCCTACGACCTCGGCTCGATCTCCGAATCGGTCAGCCGCCGGGTGATCGACGACTTCGCCGAGCTGGACATCGCGATGACGACGGTGGCGCCGTCCGCCGCCGGGCAACTGTCCCTTTTGGACCTCGTGGCCGCCGGCGTGCGGATCGGGCTCGGCGAGGACGGCCAGCGCGATTACTGGAGCCCGTACGGCAACTGCGATCTGCTGGACCGGACCTGGCAGCTGGCGTTCACCCGCGGGTTCCGCCGCGACGCGGACATCGAGCTGGCGCTGGCGGTCGCCACGATGGGCGGCGCGTCGATCATGAGCCACGACGTCCCCCGCCTCGCCGGCGTCGACGACCGGCCGGGCCTGGCCGCCGGCGACCGCGCGGACCTGGTGCTGGTCGACGGGGAAACTCCGACCAGCGCGGTGATGGACCGCGGCCGCGACCGGACCGTGCTGCACGACGGCGTCGTGGTGGCCGACGGGCTCGAGGTGCTCAAGCCCTGA
- a CDS encoding transcriptional regulator, translating into MTEHRTPETIGDMPPDWRRAIDAVIAALQAVDLTAAPSAEDLAAGLTVEINGVRLDIDVEVASTVTPESLANQLRRHSGTSPQAAPVHLLVADRIVAAAREELGKQGWSWLDLRGHLHLSGPGVLVDTAVPAAPDAPRPVDLFAGKVALEVASALLLKPEHPGSVRQLARELHRSPSSVSAVMNSLREAQLIDSESLPVTPELFWETASAWRPAETTVARVALLDDPTIAGALRTGWDEPPTGVGWALTETMAAAAYGAPVGVRAAYPPDFYVPDTTTAHRAEALLGVPTSDTARGATIRIAPVPQVCSLRFPASPDGPPWPLAHPLFVALDLASDPGRGREILEGWDPPQEVTRVW; encoded by the coding sequence TTGACCGAACACCGAACACCTGAGACGATTGGGGACATGCCTCCTGATTGGCGCCGGGCCATCGATGCCGTGATCGCTGCGCTTCAGGCTGTTGACCTTACGGCTGCACCTTCGGCAGAGGACCTGGCTGCCGGCCTCACGGTCGAGATCAATGGGGTGCGTTTGGACATCGACGTCGAAGTTGCCTCGACGGTGACGCCGGAGTCACTGGCGAACCAGCTTCGTCGACATTCCGGCACGAGTCCTCAAGCGGCCCCAGTTCACTTGCTCGTCGCTGATCGGATCGTGGCAGCCGCCCGCGAAGAGCTCGGAAAGCAGGGCTGGAGCTGGCTCGATCTTCGAGGTCACCTGCATCTTTCCGGCCCGGGTGTACTTGTCGATACCGCAGTCCCTGCCGCACCCGACGCTCCTCGCCCGGTCGACCTGTTCGCTGGCAAGGTCGCACTTGAAGTTGCCTCCGCTCTGCTCCTCAAACCGGAACATCCAGGTTCCGTTCGCCAACTCGCCCGGGAACTCCACCGATCTCCCAGTTCGGTCTCCGCCGTGATGAACTCGCTGCGAGAAGCTCAGCTCATCGACTCCGAGAGCCTTCCGGTGACTCCGGAGCTGTTCTGGGAGACGGCGAGCGCCTGGCGACCAGCAGAGACGACGGTGGCGCGTGTGGCGCTCCTCGACGACCCCACGATTGCAGGCGCGTTGCGCACTGGCTGGGATGAGCCGCCAACCGGCGTCGGCTGGGCTCTGACGGAAACGATGGCGGCTGCCGCTTACGGCGCTCCCGTCGGAGTTCGGGCTGCCTATCCACCGGACTTCTACGTCCCCGACACGACGACGGCCCACCGGGCCGAAGCCCTCCTCGGAGTACCGACATCCGACACTGCCCGCGGTGCGACCATCCGGATCGCGCCAGTACCCCAGGTGTGCTCACTGAGATTCCCGGCATCGCCGGATGGGCCTCCGTGGCCGCTGGCACATCCACTGTTCGTGGCTCTCGATCTGGCCTCCGATCCCGGCCGCGGCCGGGAGATCCTCGAAGGTTGGGACCCACCGCAAGAGGTAACGCGTGTCTGGTGA